The nucleotide sequence TGGCGAAGACCGCGTTGGCGTCCCGCTGGCCGAGCACCTCGATGCCCGGGACCTGTCGCAGGCCGCGTTCCAGCCGTGCGGCCGCGGCGTTGGCCCGCTGCGCGTTGGCAAGCCAGCCGCCTCCCTCGAGAAGGCCGACCCAGGCCGCCGTGATGAACCGCATTTTGGAGGCCAGCTGGCCCGCCTGCTTGCAGCGGTAGGCGAACTCCGCGGCGAGTTCGGGGCGGAAGAAGATGACCGCCTCACCGAGTCCCATGCCGTTCTTCGTGCCCCCGAGACAGAGCACGTCCACGCCCGCCTCCCAGGTGATCCGGCGCGGGGCGACATCGAGCGCCGCGACGGCGTTCGCGAACCGGGCACCGTCCATGTGGAGCCGGAGCCCGTGCCGCCGGCAGGTGTCGTGGATCGCGGCCAGTTCGTCGAGCGTGTAGACGGTCGAGAGCTCCGTGGCCTGCGTCACGCTCACGACCCGCGGCTTGGGGTAGTGGATGTCGCGCCGCCGCTCGACCGCGTGCGTGATGCCCTCCGGCGTGAGCTTCCCGCGATCTCCCGGCAGGAGCAGGAGCTTCGTGCCGTTGGAGAAGAACTCCGGCGCCCCGCACTCGTCGGTCTCGACGTGGGCCAGCTCGTGGCACAGAATGGCGTGAT is from Planctomycetia bacterium and encodes:
- the ltaE gene encoding L-threonine aldolase is translated as MALGVVMEAGKTGEEDCTCVLDIEFVWHGAGAVKCPAFSPATLGQAGICYRESRVHREYAPMPTPIAGDPRTGVVPGCQFASDNTAGICPEAWQAIAEANAGSLASYGNDRWTSRACDLIRDVFECPTAEVFFVFNGTAANSLAIAAICQSYHAILCHELAHVETDECGAPEFFSNGTKLLLLPGDRGKLTPEGITHAVERRRDIHYPKPRVVSVTQATELSTVYTLDELAAIHDTCRRHGLRLHMDGARFANAVAALDVAPRRITWEAGVDVLCLGGTKNGMGLGEAVIFFRPELAAEFAYRCKQAGQLASKMRFITAAWVGLLEGGGWLANAQRANAAAARLERGLRQVPGIEVLGQRDANAVFASLSSPLAAGLRQRGWMFYDFIGSGGCRFMCSWATTDADVDALLADARSLASVAG